A genome region from Numenius arquata unplaced genomic scaffold, bNumArq3.hap1.1 HAP1_SCAFFOLD_133, whole genome shotgun sequence includes the following:
- the LOC141478734 gene encoding olfactory receptor 14J1-like — MVSKYCLLTFVSYDCYVAVCKLLNYGTLLGSRACVHMAAAAWGGGFLHALLHTASTFSLPLCHGNAINQFFCEVPQILKFSCSHSYLGEVGLLVVSACLAFVCFVFIVLSYVQIFRAVLRMPSEQGRHKAFSTCLPHLATVSLYVSTCMFAFLKPLSTSSPVLDLVVAVLYSVGPPTVNPLIYRVRNQELKDALKKLIQSVVSLSSNKLPMPLHK; from the exons ATGGTATCAA agtattgtcttctcacctTTGTGTCCTATGACTGCTATGTGGCCGTCTGCAAACTCCTgaactacgggaccctcctgggcagcagagcttgtgtccacatggcagcagctgcctggggtggtgggtttctccatgctctcctgcacacagccagtacattttccctacccctctgccatggcaatgccataaaccagttcttctgtgaagtcccccagatcctcaagttCTCCTGCTCACACTCTTATCTtggggaagttgggcttcttgtggttagtgcctgtttagcatttgtgtgttttgttttcatcgtgctgtcctatgtgcagatcttcagggctgtgctgaggatgccctctgagcaggggcggcacaaagccttttccacctgcctccctcacctggccacAGTCTCCCTGTATGTCAGCACTTGCATGTTTGCCTTCCTGAAGcccctctccacctcctccccagtTCTAGATCTGGTGGTGGCAGTTCTGTACTCAGTGGGGCCTCCaacagtgaaccccctcatctacagggtgaggaaccaggagctcaaggatgcacTGAAGAAGCTGATTCAATCAGTAGTCTCTCTCAGCAGCAATAAGCTGCCCATGCCTCTTCACAAGTGA